A DNA window from Rhodococcus sp. Z13 contains the following coding sequences:
- a CDS encoding aldehyde dehydrogenase gives MTLRPTDSSTLLIDGKLVPGSGGTFAVTDPSNEELLGYAAEGTAADMDAAIAAARRAFDDTDWSRDHAFRARCLRQLRDALREHIEELREITIAEVGAPRFLTSAAHLEGPIDDLLYFADLAENYEWRQDLGNAAPMGIPTHRYLLKEAVGVVGAITPWNFPHQINFAKLGPALAAGSTVVLKPAPDTPWCAALVGRIAAEETDIPPGVLNIVTSSDHALGAQLSEDPRVDLISFTGSTATGRAVMRAASGTLKKVFLELGGKSAFLVLDDADLRSACSMAAFTVCTHAGQGCAITTRLVVPRERYDEAVALTAKSMSGIRPDDPRDPGTVCGPLISEKQRQRVEGYIRLAVEEGGTIVTGGGRPAEHDRGFYVEPTLITGLDNTARAAQEEIFGPVLVILPHDGDDDAVRIANDSPYGLSGAVYGTDPDRIAKVVAGVRTGTLGVNGGIWYAADAPFGGYKQSGIGREMGVAGFEEYLETKLVAEPATS, from the coding sequence ATGACACTTCGCCCCACCGACAGCTCCACTCTCCTGATCGACGGCAAACTCGTCCCCGGCAGCGGCGGCACCTTCGCCGTCACCGACCCGAGCAACGAGGAACTCCTCGGGTACGCCGCGGAGGGCACCGCCGCCGACATGGATGCGGCGATCGCCGCCGCGCGGCGCGCCTTCGACGACACCGACTGGTCCCGGGACCACGCCTTCCGCGCCCGGTGCCTGCGGCAGCTGCGCGACGCCCTGCGCGAGCACATCGAGGAACTGCGCGAGATCACCATCGCCGAGGTCGGCGCACCCCGATTCCTCACGAGCGCAGCGCATCTCGAGGGCCCGATCGACGACCTGCTCTACTTCGCCGATCTCGCCGAGAACTACGAGTGGCGGCAGGACCTCGGCAACGCCGCGCCCATGGGCATCCCGACACACCGCTACCTGCTCAAGGAAGCCGTGGGGGTCGTCGGGGCGATCACGCCGTGGAACTTCCCGCACCAGATCAACTTCGCCAAGCTCGGCCCGGCTCTGGCCGCCGGCAGCACCGTCGTCCTCAAGCCCGCACCCGACACCCCCTGGTGCGCCGCGCTCGTGGGGAGGATCGCCGCGGAGGAGACCGACATCCCGCCCGGGGTGCTGAACATCGTCACCTCCAGCGACCACGCTCTCGGCGCGCAACTGAGCGAGGATCCGCGCGTCGACCTGATCTCGTTCACCGGGTCCACCGCGACCGGCCGCGCCGTGATGCGCGCGGCCTCCGGCACGCTCAAGAAGGTCTTCCTCGAACTCGGCGGCAAGTCGGCCTTCCTCGTCCTCGACGACGCCGACCTGCGCAGCGCGTGTTCGATGGCCGCCTTCACCGTCTGCACCCACGCGGGCCAGGGCTGCGCCATCACCACCCGCCTGGTCGTCCCCCGCGAGCGCTACGACGAGGCCGTCGCACTCACCGCGAAGTCCATGAGCGGGATCCGGCCCGACGATCCGCGCGATCCCGGCACCGTGTGCGGACCGCTCATCTCCGAGAAGCAGCGGCAGCGGGTGGAGGGCTACATCCGCCTCGCCGTCGAGGAGGGCGGCACGATCGTCACCGGCGGCGGCCGGCCCGCCGAGCACGACCGCGGCTTCTACGTCGAACCCACCCTGATCACCGGTCTCGACAACACGGCGCGGGCCGCGCAGGAGGAGATCTTCGGCCCGGTGCTGGTGATACTCCCCCACGACGGCGACGACGACGCCGTCCGCATCGCCAACGACTCCCCCTACGGCCTGTCCGGCGCGGTCTACGGCACCGACCCGGACCGCATCGCGAAGGTCGTCGCCGGGGTGCGCACCGGCACGCTCGGCGTCAACGGCGGCATCTGGTACGCCGCCGACGCGCCGTTCGGTGGTTACAAGCAGTCCGGGATCGGCCGCGAGATGGGCGTGGCCGGTTTCGAGGAGTACCTGGAGACCAAGCTCGTCGCCGAACCCGCCACTTCCTGA
- a CDS encoding oxygenase MpaB family protein has product MRTIDTLGDLVSPLGGTINAANVIMQLAHPGVGQGVVESEVDSGRADLRPVKRARTTGTYLAVAVFGNDDDRDFVRQSVRRIHARVTSRPGSPVRYSANSPTLQLWVAVCLFKYFVDQHEFLYGPLTDEQYTRVLRAGAPLATTLNVRPESWPTTREEYEELWKAGAADISMNDQVREYLTALCDLSFLEIRLGRLGRLLHRLLGRPFELVTRGALPPEFRDLMHYEWTPDDQRRFDRYLAAVRRIHRMTPWFWPLLWKIYLVDMRTRRRLGLRVF; this is encoded by the coding sequence ATGCGGACGATCGACACTCTCGGCGACCTCGTCTCACCCCTCGGGGGCACGATCAACGCCGCCAACGTGATCATGCAGCTGGCGCATCCCGGTGTCGGCCAAGGCGTGGTGGAGAGCGAGGTCGATTCCGGCCGGGCCGACCTCCGCCCGGTCAAGCGGGCCCGCACCACCGGCACCTATCTCGCGGTCGCGGTGTTCGGCAACGACGACGACCGCGACTTCGTGCGACAGTCGGTTCGGAGGATCCACGCCCGGGTCACCTCCAGGCCGGGCTCCCCGGTGCGCTACAGCGCCAACTCCCCCACTCTGCAGTTGTGGGTGGCGGTCTGCCTCTTCAAGTACTTCGTCGACCAGCACGAGTTCCTCTACGGCCCGCTCACCGACGAGCAGTACACACGGGTCCTGCGCGCCGGCGCGCCCCTCGCCACCACCCTGAACGTCCGCCCGGAGTCGTGGCCCACGACCCGCGAGGAGTACGAGGAACTGTGGAAGGCCGGCGCCGCCGACATCTCGATGAACGACCAGGTACGCGAATACCTCACGGCCCTGTGCGATCTGAGCTTCCTCGAGATCCGTCTCGGCCGGCTCGGCCGGCTGCTGCACCGGCTGCTCGGCAGGCCCTTCGAACTCGTCACCCGCGGAGCCCTGCCACCGGAGTTCCGCGACCTCATGCACTACGAGTGGACCCCCGACGACCAGCGCCGCTTCGACCGGTATCTCGCCGCGGTGCGCCGGATCCACCGCATGACCCCGTGGTTCTGGCCGCTGCTGTGGAAGATCTACCTCGTGGACATGCGGACGCGACGACGGCTCGGTCTGCGCGTGTTCTGA
- a CDS encoding TetR/AcrR family transcriptional regulator: MARDSSRPVRRRTLTRDKVVAAAVEIVDELGWEALTMSTLSSRLGVVAASLYNHVRNLDDVRAAVQIAAMTELGAHLREVAMGRSGPEGLRALIDAHRAWATGHPQRYRALTTAPVDRDGLLAAALDANVALRTMLASCGVPEERTLETAVGMFAALHGFAVLESSGFLGDEVELDRIYETVVRGALAGACPDTTRSR, translated from the coding sequence ATGGCACGTGACAGTTCGCGACCGGTCCGCCGGCGCACGCTCACCCGAGACAAGGTGGTCGCCGCCGCCGTGGAGATCGTCGACGAACTCGGCTGGGAAGCGCTGACGATGAGTACCCTGTCGTCGCGCCTGGGCGTCGTCGCCGCCTCGCTCTACAACCACGTCCGCAATCTCGACGACGTCCGTGCCGCCGTGCAGATCGCCGCCATGACCGAACTGGGCGCACACCTGCGCGAGGTCGCCATGGGGCGCAGCGGCCCGGAGGGACTGCGCGCCCTCATCGACGCCCACCGCGCGTGGGCCACCGGCCATCCCCAGCGGTACCGGGCCCTGACCACGGCCCCGGTGGACCGCGACGGCCTCCTCGCGGCCGCTCTCGACGCCAACGTCGCCCTGCGCACGATGCTCGCCTCCTGCGGCGTTCCCGAGGAACGCACCCTCGAGACGGCCGTCGGCATGTTCGCCGCCCTGCACGGATTCGCGGTGCTCGAGAGCAGCGGTTTCCTCGGCGACGAGGTCGAACTCGACCGCATCTACGAGACCGTCGTGCGCGGCGCGCTCGCCGGGGCTTGCCCGGACACCACCCGTTCGCGTTAG